The following coding sequences are from one Rhodopirellula islandica window:
- a CDS encoding Nif3-like dinuclear metal center hexameric protein: MSPTIESICQSLSSIAPLKLAEEWDNVGLLLGDRSAEAHRILTCLTITPAVVEEATELAANLIVAHHPLPFKPMSRITTDSAASAMVWNLCRAGIAVYSAHTAYDSAHKGINEQWANRLGLTSITPLTPSIEDHTVGTGRYGELPEPMTAREFLAFAAKSCGSTRPRLVGDFERPLRRVAIGCGSGGSFVGAARRRGCDVLLTGEATLHTCLEAKNTGLTMALVGHHASERFAMETLAEQLLREIQPLHETFAGNQDPSTPDPTGNWVRSSQREQDPIAVDPISLNP, translated from the coding sequence GTGTCTCCCACCATCGAATCAATTTGCCAATCCCTGTCCTCCATCGCTCCGTTGAAGCTGGCGGAGGAATGGGACAACGTGGGTCTGCTGCTGGGAGACCGCTCCGCGGAAGCCCACCGGATCCTGACCTGTTTGACGATCACTCCCGCGGTGGTCGAAGAAGCAACCGAATTGGCGGCGAACTTGATCGTCGCCCACCATCCGCTGCCGTTCAAACCGATGAGCCGGATCACAACCGATTCCGCCGCGTCAGCGATGGTCTGGAATCTGTGTCGAGCCGGAATCGCGGTCTACAGTGCTCACACCGCCTACGATTCAGCGCACAAAGGCATCAATGAGCAGTGGGCAAACCGCCTCGGGCTGACCTCGATCACCCCCCTGACGCCGTCCATCGAAGACCACACGGTCGGTACGGGCCGCTACGGCGAGCTCCCTGAGCCGATGACGGCGAGAGAGTTTTTGGCCTTTGCCGCAAAATCATGTGGCTCCACCCGGCCTCGTTTGGTGGGTGATTTTGAACGTCCTCTCCGACGAGTTGCGATCGGCTGCGGCAGCGGAGGTTCGTTCGTCGGTGCCGCTCGGCGACGCGGATGCGATGTTCTGCTCACCGGGGAAGCCACGCTGCACACGTGTTTGGAGGCGAAAAACACGGGATTAACGATGGCTTTGGTCGGTCATCACGCCAGCGAACGCTTCGCCATGGAAACGCTGGCCGAACAGCTTCTGCGAGAGATCCAGCCGCTGCACGAAACCTTTGCCGGCAATCAAGACCCGTCGACTCCGGATCCCACGGGCAATTGGGTCCGTAGTAGCCAACGCGAACAAGATCCGATCGCAGTTGACCCAATTTCCCTGAACCCGTAA